One genomic window of Pirellulales bacterium includes the following:
- a CDS encoding RNA-binding protein, protein MGKKIYVGNLPWSTTSAELEQMFSEHGAVRSAEVISDRETGRSRGFGFVEMDTEEGMNAAVQALNGKDMGGRPLTVNEARERTPRSGGGGYGGGGGGYGGGGRGGRGGGGGGGYGRH, encoded by the coding sequence ATGGGGAAGAAGATTTACGTGGGGAATCTGCCGTGGTCGACCACGTCGGCCGAACTGGAACAGATGTTTTCCGAGCACGGCGCAGTTCGCTCGGCCGAGGTGATTTCGGATCGTGAGACTGGGCGGTCTCGCGGGTTCGGATTCGTCGAAATGGACACCGAAGAGGGAATGAATGCGGCGGTGCAAGCTCTCAACGGTAAGGACATGGGTGGACGGCCATTGACGGTCAACGAAGCCCGTGAACGGACACCGCGATCCGGTGGCGGCGGATACGGTGGCGGTGGCGGTGGTTATGGCGGTGGCGGTCGCGGCGGCCGTGGCGGCGGTGGCGGCGGCGGTTATGGGCGCCATTAA
- a CDS encoding PLP-dependent transferase: MRSLSPRRKTTEATDAAGLVAEQLRHFGIEQASPLGQALARVAERLYECQSDVDRLWQLTLAEIEHLNHVDRIALFNAKKFLAFQLAKLLDTLQNPLRRTYQSLAYDRATQAAKGPYAVFDNVTAIFSANPVIARTATYIYACAEWIEDAFQGKELLLEIYSRLLNPTSVALANHIVDIEAGPYTAEYFAWNFNSGMAAIDAALSHLLGRDDILLTSRNIYGGAFQLIHDWFAKPANLDIAVESFDGLAAADFVDCVERVHDKYADRIAAGRRVYVYLESPCNPHGYVLDVPGICRAAHGLGMRVMLDATVGTPFLCRPLVRKNPDERPDFVIHSYTKDLSGTGSVVAGVVIGRNEDMFLAKGESAGGVAWNDTLFWNVYYVKGAFLNADAAFEVLQGIRTLEVRMLAKCINTQILVEVLGAHPEIQVHCNALAGDPNARLREELMFLGLPAPLFTTDMLRVPAAAFQRFFDNLSPTFGHMISLGQSNTIVSCPALTTHSELSEEALGAAGIHRTTIRFAVGDEDPTDLIRHFIDTARLTIDPELPGFSAAFPAPEAIAATIRRCYVDVHTRYIAAKTS, encoded by the coding sequence ATGCGATCGCTTTCACCGCGCCGCAAAACGACCGAGGCAACCGATGCCGCCGGATTGGTCGCCGAGCAATTGCGGCATTTCGGCATCGAGCAGGCCAGTCCGCTCGGGCAGGCCTTGGCCCGGGTTGCCGAGCGGCTCTACGAGTGCCAATCCGACGTCGATCGGCTCTGGCAACTGACGCTCGCGGAAATCGAGCATCTCAATCACGTCGATCGGATCGCGCTGTTCAACGCCAAGAAGTTTCTTGCCTTCCAACTGGCAAAGCTGCTCGACACACTGCAAAACCCCTTGCGGCGAACGTATCAGAGTCTGGCGTACGATCGAGCCACCCAAGCGGCGAAGGGTCCGTATGCGGTGTTCGATAATGTGACGGCGATTTTTTCCGCCAATCCGGTGATCGCTCGCACGGCAACTTATATCTACGCCTGCGCGGAGTGGATTGAAGATGCGTTTCAGGGCAAGGAGTTGCTGCTGGAGATTTACTCCCGGCTGTTGAACCCGACCTCCGTGGCGCTGGCAAATCACATTGTCGATATCGAGGCTGGGCCCTACACCGCAGAATATTTCGCCTGGAATTTCAATAGCGGCATGGCGGCCATCGACGCGGCCCTTTCCCACCTCTTGGGTCGCGACGACATCCTGCTCACCAGCCGCAATATCTACGGCGGCGCGTTTCAATTGATCCACGATTGGTTTGCCAAGCCGGCCAATTTGGACATCGCGGTCGAGAGCTTTGATGGTTTGGCTGCCGCCGACTTCGTCGATTGCGTCGAACGGGTGCACGACAAATACGCCGACCGCATTGCCGCCGGCCGGCGCGTGTATGTGTATCTGGAATCTCCCTGCAATCCGCATGGCTACGTGCTCGATGTGCCGGGCATTTGCCGCGCGGCGCACGGCCTCGGCATGCGCGTCATGCTCGATGCCACCGTGGGCACTCCGTTTCTCTGCCGGCCGCTGGTGCGCAAAAATCCTGACGAACGGCCCGACTTCGTCATTCACAGCTACACCAAGGATCTCAGCGGTACCGGTTCGGTCGTGGCGGGTGTGGTGATCGGGCGAAACGAAGATATGTTTCTGGCCAAGGGGGAATCGGCCGGCGGCGTGGCTTGGAACGACACGCTGTTCTGGAATGTGTATTACGTGAAAGGGGCGTTTTTGAACGCCGACGCGGCGTTCGAAGTGTTGCAAGGCATCCGCACGCTCGAAGTGCGGATGCTCGCCAAATGCATCAACACGCAGATTCTCGTCGAAGTGCTCGGGGCGCATCCCGAAATTCAAGTGCATTGCAATGCGCTGGCCGGCGATCCGAACGCACGCTTGCGCGAGGAGCTGATGTTTCTCGGCCTGCCGGCGCCGCTGTTCACGACCGATATGCTGCGGGTGCCCGCGGCCGCATTTCAGCGGTTCTTCGACAACCTCTCGCCGACCTTCGGCCACATGATCAGCCTCGGGCAGTCGAACACGATCGTAAGCTGCCCCGCCCTGACGACCCATTCCGAACTGAGCGAAGAAGCCCTCGGCGCGGCCGGTATCCATCGCACCACGATCCGCTTCGCCGTCGGCGATGAAGACCCGACCGACTTGATCCGGCATTTCATCGACACGGCCCGGCTGACGATCGACCCCGAGTTGCCTGGCTTTTCCGCGGCATTTCCAGCTCCGGAAGCAATCGCCGCCACGATCCGCCGCTGCTACGTGGACGTTCACACGCGCTACATCGCCGCAAAAACGAGCTAG
- the rpsR gene encoding 30S ribosomal protein S18, with amino-acid sequence MRTPQRPPRKKAKTKLRGKKKDPIFIEGKRPRPMYVDYKDLELLSKLTNRQGKIVGRRKSGCTAASQHAVTRAIKRARFMALLPYVGE; translated from the coding sequence ATGCGAACACCTCAGCGCCCTCCGCGAAAAAAAGCCAAGACCAAGCTGCGCGGCAAGAAAAAGGATCCAATCTTCATCGAGGGCAAACGGCCCCGGCCGATGTATGTCGATTACAAGGATCTCGAGTTGCTCAGCAAGTTGACGAACCGGCAAGGCAAGATTGTCGGCCGGCGCAAGAGCGGCTGCACCGCTGCCAGCCAGCATGCGGTCACTCGGGCGATCAAGCGGGCGCGCTTCATGGCCCTACTGCCATACGTCGGCGAATAA
- a CDS encoding Rieske 2Fe-2S domain-containing protein, with product MSEFITVAKVGSIPEGEGITVAIGERLIAVFNSGGGYFAIDDLCPHMGASLGAGAVENGIVTCPWHAWRFKVCDGTWCDNPRIKIGSFEVRVVGDEVQVRGEG from the coding sequence ATGTCTGAATTCATCACGGTTGCAAAGGTCGGTTCGATTCCTGAGGGGGAAGGCATCACGGTCGCCATTGGCGAGCGATTGATTGCGGTTTTCAATTCCGGCGGCGGATATTTCGCGATCGACGATCTTTGCCCGCACATGGGGGCGTCGCTCGGGGCCGGAGCGGTTGAAAATGGCATCGTCACCTGTCCCTGGCACGCATGGCGATTCAAAGTCTGCGACGGCACGTGGTGCGACAATCCGCGAATCAAGATCGGCAGCTTTGAGGTACGCGTGGTGGGAGATGAAGTGCAGGTTCGGGGCGAGGGTTGA
- a CDS encoding thioesterase family protein has product MSKPFCTTRRVEFRDTDAAGIAHFSAFLFYMESVEHELLRHLGLSVLWSDPDGPISWPRVSVSCDYAGAARFEEVLDVKLRVARLGEKSVTYDFEFTCAGRPIANGRTVSVCCRLLPGAPQSLRIPEPIAERLRQFA; this is encoded by the coding sequence ATGTCTAAGCCGTTTTGCACAACGCGCCGCGTCGAGTTTCGCGATACGGATGCAGCGGGAATTGCCCACTTCTCAGCCTTTTTGTTCTACATGGAATCCGTGGAACATGAGTTGCTCCGCCACTTGGGTCTGAGCGTCTTGTGGAGCGATCCCGACGGGCCGATCAGTTGGCCGCGCGTGTCGGTGAGTTGCGACTACGCGGGAGCGGCGCGGTTCGAGGAAGTGCTCGACGTGAAGCTTCGCGTCGCGCGGCTTGGCGAAAAAAGTGTTACCTACGATTTCGAGTTCACATGTGCGGGCCGACCAATTGCTAACGGTCGCACCGTCTCAGTTTGTTGCCGACTGCTGCCGGGCGCGCCGCAAAGCCTGCGGATTCCTGAGCCGATCGCCGAAAGGCTGCGGCAGTTTGCTTGA